GCATCGCTCCCCAGTTGACCTCGTAGCCACGGTTGAGCTGCATGCACGCTTCCTGCATCTGCAAGTGCAGCATGGAGTCGTACATGGTCACCTCCACCTTCTGGCCCACCCCTGATGCCTCGCGTGTGCGCAGCGCCAGAAGGATGCCCTGCATGAGGTGCATGCCGGTGATGTAGTCGCACAGGGTGGTGGGGTAGATGGAGGGCTTGGTGTCATCGGATTCCCGTCGCCACATCACCCCGGAATACGCTTGCGCGATCGCGTCCTGGCCACCTTTATGGGCGTAAGGCCCTTCCGGGCCAAAGCCCGTGCCAGAGGCCCAGATGATTCCCGGGTTCGCAGCTTTCAGGTCCTCGTAGCCGAAGCCCATCCGTTCCATGACTCCGGAGCGGAAGTTGCTGACCACTACGTCCGCATCAGCCATGAGCCGGTGCAGCACCTCGCGCCCTTCGTCCGTACGGGTGTCCACCGAAACGCTGCGCTTGTTCCGGTTGATGGACAGGAAAATCGGGTTATCCTGGCCGTCCTGGTCCGGGAAGGAATTGCGTGAAATGTCGCCGGCGCCGGGACGTTCCACCTTGATGATGTCTGCACCGTAGTCGCCAAGCAGCTGTGTGCAGGACGGACCCATGAACACTTGCGTGAAGTCCACGATCTTGATGCCGTCCAGCGGCAGCGGGGTAACTGCCGGAGCCGCGTTCGTGAGTGCCGACGTCGTGCTTTCAGTCTGGTCGAGGAGAACGGTGCTCATGCCGGCACCGCCTCGTTGGAGTCCACGGTAGCGTTCGACGACGGGACGTCGCCTGGGTCGGCACCATGCCGGCGCATGCCCTGCTGGATATCCAGCGCGGAGACATCGCGGACCAACATGTTGTTTTCCACGGCGAGGGCCGCTGCAACGCCGACGGCCTGTCCCATTGCCATGCAGGGCGGGATCTCGCGCGACATCTTCTGTGCCTCGGGGGTGGCGGAGTAGTGGCGGCCAGCGACCACGAGCTGGTCCACTTCCTTGGGGAGCAGCGAGCGGTACGGGTAGTAGTAGTCACGGCCGCGGGCAACGGTGTCCGCGAAGTGGCGGCGCTGGGTGACGTCGTCCTTGGTCATGACGTACTCGCCCTGCAGGAGGCGGGTCTGGCGGACGCCCATCTGGGAGGCGACGTCCAGCATGTAGCAGTTTTCGAAGCCGGGCAGGTTCGCGCGGACGTACTCCACGGCCTCGGAGATGCGGTCACGGGCTGCGAACTCCGCTGCAGTCATATCAGCCGGGTCAACGCCGTCGAAGCCGCTCATGTGCGGGGCGTTGCACCAGACGACGCCGTCGATGGGAGTCTTGAGCCACCAGAGTTCCCACGCGCCGCCGAGGAGACGCTTGATCTTGCGGTTGATGGCCCGCGCTTCCTTGGGGTTGGCCTGTTCGAAGGCTTCGGCGGCATTGGTGTCCACATTGCCAAGCCGGAAGACCAGCGTGGTGATGTAGTTGTCCTTGGCATAGCTGGCACCGGCGCGGGAGGCGACGTCGATGTCACCGGTGGTATCGATCACGACGTCGGCCATGAACGCTTGCGGGCCCAGTTTCGTTTCGCAGATGACTCCCTTGATCACGCCGCTGTCCACGATGGGACGGGAGAACCAGGAGTGCAGGCGGAGGTCCAAGCCGGCCTCGCGAACGAGGTCGTTGGAGACGCGCTTCCAGCCATCGGGATCGAAAGCCGCGGCGTAGCAGATGGGCTTGGGGTTGGTGTGCGAGTGGAAATCGAAGGTGCCGTAGCGGCCCCACTTGTTCCAGAGTTCTTCCGAGGTCTTGCGGTCATCGGCGGGCGGGACGATTGCCAGGCCCAGCTTCTGCAAGCGCTCCACGTACTCGGAGACGATGCCCGTGACGGTAATTTCCTGGCCGTTGATCATGTCATCGAGAACCAGGACCATACCGCCGGAAGCCAGGCCGCCCAGGGATGAGTACCGTTCCAGGAGGGTGACTTTGGCTCCTGAGCGGGCAGCGGTAACCGCCGCGGCGACGCCTGCGGGACCACCGCCAACTACCAGGACGTCGGATCGTGAGATGACAGGGGCGGTGAGGTCCGCCGTCGTAGTGCTGAGTTCAAGCGAGTTCATGGTGAGTCCTTACTTTCCGACGAAGATGCCGTTGGAGCGGCGCGCGGCGAGGTAGAAAACGATGCTGAGGATGGAGAGGACGGCCACGTAGACCGGGAAGATCCAAGTGAGGTTCAGGGACTGGAACCAAACCAGAAGGTAGGAGGCGGTGCCACCGAAAAGTGCCACTCCGATGCCGTAGCCC
This genomic stretch from Micrococcaceae bacterium Sec5.1 harbors:
- a CDS encoding CaiB/BaiF CoA-transferase family protein; this translates as MSTVLLDQTESTTSALTNAAPAVTPLPLDGIKIVDFTQVFMGPSCTQLLGDYGADIIKVERPGAGDISRNSFPDQDGQDNPIFLSINRNKRSVSVDTRTDEGREVLHRLMADADVVVSNFRSGVMERMGFGYEDLKAANPGIIWASGTGFGPEGPYAHKGGQDAIAQAYSGVMWRRESDDTKPSIYPTTLCDYITGMHLMQGILLALRTREASGVGQKVEVTMYDSMLHLQMQEACMQLNRGYEVNWGAMPLSGVFETTDGAVCMVGGFTPDPLARISEALGLDEDLTQRPEFANLEQQFKNKPALQAIFRERIATNTTEYWTHQLEEQGLLNAPVHTLEQALADAQTEANGMIVEAEHPGVGTVRMLNAPIRLSATPPTIRRAAPRLGEHNVEVLLENGFDQEAIERLQQLGVLR
- a CDS encoding FAD-dependent oxidoreductase, which encodes MNSLELSTTTADLTAPVISRSDVLVVGGGPAGVAAAVTAARSGAKVTLLERYSSLGGLASGGMVLVLDDMINGQEITVTGIVSEYVERLQKLGLAIVPPADDRKTSEELWNKWGRYGTFDFHSHTNPKPICYAAAFDPDGWKRVSNDLVREAGLDLRLHSWFSRPIVDSGVIKGVICETKLGPQAFMADVVIDTTGDIDVASRAGASYAKDNYITTLVFRLGNVDTNAAEAFEQANPKEARAINRKIKRLLGGAWELWWLKTPIDGVVWCNAPHMSGFDGVDPADMTAAEFAARDRISEAVEYVRANLPGFENCYMLDVASQMGVRQTRLLQGEYVMTKDDVTQRRHFADTVARGRDYYYPYRSLLPKEVDQLVVAGRHYSATPEAQKMSREIPPCMAMGQAVGVAAALAVENNMLVRDVSALDIQQGMRRHGADPGDVPSSNATVDSNEAVPA